CTTTTCTCCCCCATCATTTGAAATGGAGTTTCAACTTTTCTCGCTAAGGTCCATTTTGAACGTTACTGCCACTCTCCGCCAGGCGATTATGCGCACGCCATGGTATGCAAAACGTAAAAGTTATCGTGTTCTGTTCTGGCGTGAAATCACCCCGCTTGCCGTACCTATTTTTCTGGAGAATACCTGCGTTCTGCTGATGGGGGTGTTGAGCACCTTCCTGGTGAGCTGGCTGGGTAAAGAGGCGATGGCCGGGGTTGGGCTGGCGGACAGTTTTAACATGGTGGTGATGTCTTTCTTTGCCGCTATCGATCTTGGCACCACGGTGGTGGTGGCCTTTAGCCTGGGCAAGCTGGATCCGAAGCGTGCGCGCGAAGCCGCCCGGCAGTCGCTGATGATCATGACCATTTTTTCAATCATCCTGGCGGCGGTGATCCACTATTTCGGCAAAGAGATAATCGATTTTGTCGCGGGTGAAGCGACGAATGAAGTTAAGGATCTGGCGCTGACCTATCTGGAAATGACGGTCTTAAGCTATCCGGCCGCGGCCATCGCGCTGATCGGTAGCGGCGCGCTGCGCGGGGCAGGCAACACCAAAATTCCTTTGCTGATCAACGGCGGAATGAACATCCTGAATATCATGATCAGTAGTGTCCTGATCTACGGTGTTTTCTCCTGGGAGGGAATGGGATTTGTTGGCGCAGGCCTGGGGCTCACCATCTCCCGCTACATTGGTGCGGCAGCCATCCTCGGGGTGTTGATGGCGGGGATTACGCCGTCGCTGCGCCTCACGTTAAAAAGCTACTTCCGACCCTTTAACTTCGCCATTATCTGGGAAGTGATGGGGATTGGTATTCCTGCCAGTATCGAGTCGGTACTGTTCAACGGCGGTAAACTGCTTACCCAGATGTTTGTTGCCGGTATGGGGACAGATGTGATTGCCGGTAACTTTATAGCCTTTTCCATCGCCTCCCTGATTAACCTGCCGGGCAACGCCCTCGGGTCGGCCTCCACCATTATCACCGGTAAACGACTCGGTAAAGGGCAGATAGGGCAGGCGGAGCGGCAGCTGCGCCATGTCTTCTGGCTGTCGACCATCGGTCTGACGCTCATTGCCTGGGGGAGTGCCCCCTTTGCCGGGCTGATGGCCTCGTTCTATACCCACGAAGACGATGTCAAAGAGGTCGTTAAGATCCTCATTTGGCTCAACGCGGCCTTTATGCCCATCTGGGCGGCCTCCTGGGTACTCCCTGCCGGGTTAAAAGGGGCCCGCGATGCCCGCTTTGCGATGTGGGTATCCATGCTCGGTATGTGGGGTTGCCGCGTGGTGGCGGGTTATACGCTGGGGGTCATGCTCGGTATGGGGGTTGTCGGTGTCTGGCTGGGGATGTTCCTTGACTGGGCCGTGCGTGGGGCATTGTTCTACTGGCGGATGGTAAGTGGGCGCTGGCTCTGGAAATATCCGCGACACAATGCCTGACAAATGTGCGAAATGTTGAATAAATCGGCAAACGATCGGAAATCTGCATTCTGCCTTTGACAACCTCGGGTAGCATCGATAATATGCGCCCCGTTCACACGATTCCTCTGTAGTTCAGTCGGTAGAACGGCGGACTGTTAATCCGTATGTCACTGGTTCGAGTCCAGTCAGAGGAGCCAAATTTGAAAAGCCTGCTTTTAAAGCAGGCTTTTTGCTTTTGTGCGTTCTGGAAGCCGCCACCCGGCAATAAACCGCACTACCGGTTAACACGAATCGGTGCTGTCGCTTCCACCAGCCACGGACGCGCGTCGCTCTCCACCAACGGTGACAGTGCCTCGCGCACCTGCTGGTGATACTCATCCAGCCACTGCTTTTCCTGCTCGTTCAACAGATTGAGTTCGACCTGGCTGAGATCGATTGGGATCAGCGTCAGCGAGGCAAACTTGCAGAATCCAGGACGGCTCTCCACAATCTCGACCTGGTTTTCAATGCGGATCCCATGGCTGTCCGCCAGATAGTATCCCGGCTCGATGGTCATAATATTGCCTGCCACCAGCGGCCATGGGTTGACCTTTTTGGCAATACGATGTGGGTTCTCATGGATGAGCAATTGATGACCCACGCCATGACCCGTTCCGTGATCGAAATCCAGCCCCAACTCCCAGAGCGGTCGACGTGCAAAGGCATCCAGCTGATGCCCCTGAGTGCCGGACGGGAACTGCAGGGTAATCAGCGACAGAAAGCCTTTCAGCACGGCGGTGTAGTGTAATCGCTGCTGCGGGCTGACCTTGCCCCATGCCAGGGTACGCGTGGCGTCAGTGGTACCGTTATGGTACTGACCACCGGAATCATTCAGATAGAAGTGGTCATGGCCGATGGGCTTGTTGCTGGCTTCGCTTGAGTGGTAGTGGCACATTGCCGCATTGCTGGACGAGGCCGAAATGGTCGCAAAACTTTGCTCAATGAAACCGGGCTGCCGCTCGCGAAACGCGAGTTGCTGTGCCTGGGCCTCCAGCTCTGTCACCGGCTGACCTGCTGCCGCACGTGCGGGCACTTCACGGCTCAGCCAGGCCAGGAAATTGACCCACGCGGCACCGTCCTGATGATGACACTCCCGGTAACCCGTCAGTTCTACCGGATTTTTATTGGCCTTCATCAGGGTGATAGGGTCGGTTTGCCAGAGAATGTCACCGTCTGGCTCAATGGCAAAACGCAGGGCCACTGGCGCTGAACCGGCATCTAGCATGACCCGTTTACCGTGAGAAAGGTGCTGGCAGCGTTCAATAAAGGCATCCTGCGGCGCAATGGTGAACGCGTTTCGCACGCTATCAGGCAGGTCACTGAGTTTATTGTCGTTAACAAACCACTCGACGCTACCGTCCCGACTCAGCAGGGCAAAGGAGAGCGGAACCGGGCTGGTGGGAATATCTGAACCGCGCACGTTAAGCAGCCAGGCAATGTTATCCGGCAGGGTCACGGCCAGATAATCGGCATTGTTCGCGGCCAGCACGGCGGCGACGCGCTGACGTTTATCGGCGCTGCTTTCGCCACTGATTTCAACCGGCATCTCGCGGATAAGCCCCGCCGGAGCGGCAGGGCGATCGGTCCATAACGTATCAAACGGTGACTGGTTAAGCGGCACCATCTCACACGGTGTCGCAG
This region of Enterobacter cloacae complex sp. R_G8 genomic DNA includes:
- the emmdR gene encoding multidrug efflux MATE transporter EmmdR — translated: MEFQLFSLRSILNVTATLRQAIMRTPWYAKRKSYRVLFWREITPLAVPIFLENTCVLLMGVLSTFLVSWLGKEAMAGVGLADSFNMVVMSFFAAIDLGTTVVVAFSLGKLDPKRAREAARQSLMIMTIFSIILAAVIHYFGKEIIDFVAGEATNEVKDLALTYLEMTVLSYPAAAIALIGSGALRGAGNTKIPLLINGGMNILNIMISSVLIYGVFSWEGMGFVGAGLGLTISRYIGAAAILGVLMAGITPSLRLTLKSYFRPFNFAIIWEVMGIGIPASIESVLFNGGKLLTQMFVAGMGTDVIAGNFIAFSIASLINLPGNALGSASTIITGKRLGKGQIGQAERQLRHVFWLSTIGLTLIAWGSAPFAGLMASFYTHEDDVKEVVKILIWLNAAFMPIWAASWVLPAGLKGARDARFAMWVSMLGMWGCRVVAGYTLGVMLGMGVVGVWLGMFLDWAVRGALFYWRMVSGRWLWKYPRHNA
- a CDS encoding aminopeptidase P family protein; the protein is MHNTSPLSALRQWLQENQLDGMIVPRADAWQSEYCAPYDEKLAWLTGFDGSAGLALVLKDKALLFVDGRYQVQARVQVNMDEVEIHHLHNEPLAQWLTANVEAGTRIGFEALLMTNADYETLSATPCEMVPLNQSPFDTLWTDRPAAPAGLIREMPVEISGESSADKRQRVAAVLAANNADYLAVTLPDNIAWLLNVRGSDIPTSPVPLSFALLSRDGSVEWFVNDNKLSDLPDSVRNAFTIAPQDAFIERCQHLSHGKRVMLDAGSAPVALRFAIEPDGDILWQTDPITLMKANKNPVELTGYRECHHQDGAAWVNFLAWLSREVPARAAAGQPVTELEAQAQQLAFRERQPGFIEQSFATISASSSNAAMCHYHSSEASNKPIGHDHFYLNDSGGQYHNGTTDATRTLAWGKVSPQQRLHYTAVLKGFLSLITLQFPSGTQGHQLDAFARRPLWELGLDFDHGTGHGVGHQLLIHENPHRIAKKVNPWPLVAGNIMTIEPGYYLADSHGIRIENQVEIVESRPGFCKFASLTLIPIDLSQVELNLLNEQEKQWLDEYHQQVREALSPLVESDARPWLVEATAPIRVNR